CGACGCATATGGTTGGTTTCAGTGAAGGTTTCCTTTAGGGTGTTGCTTGCGACACaagataatataatatagcTAATTATTCAGAACCTACCTTGCCTCGCAAACAAAGACAGAAAGCCAACCTACCTTGCCTGTAAGCCATTCTATAAATTGCAGTGTTTGGCGGCGTTGGGGAAAATAGTGTAATTGAGATTTGACTGATTTTGCCCAAGTAAGATAACATGTTTAATTAAGATGATAtggcaatttgattggttgtgATATATTTTAGTTGATGTGGCAGCTTTTTTAGAAGCTAAGAAATTGGTGCCTTTTATAAATTGGAGATAATATATGGAAAagttctattttattgtttttgttaaaccCTAAAGCTGATGGAAGCCAATATCATGAGATCGTTGATGGGTTGTACCTCCTTCACGCCGTCGGTTCTCATCCAAAAAGGAGCCATCATCCCCCGCCGATGCATCCGCCATCTCTGCTTAAGGACAGCTGTGTCCGCCCATGGCTCCTCTTGTAAGAACTTTTaacacttttctttttaattagcaCGAATTTCAATTATCCTAATAAGATTTTCCTTTTATGTTCAGCTGATGCAGCTATGGTAATTGATAAACAGAAGGTTGCAGTAGACATCTTACATGAGATCAGAACGGAAGTCTCAAGAATGAAGGAATCAATTGGCATGGTTCCTGGATTAGCAGTACTCCATGTTGGGGACACAAAACTCTCCACACCTTACTGGGCAGCTTGTGGATTTGTTGGCATCAGATCATTTGAAGTTCATCTAGCCGAAGATACGACAGAAGAGAAGACGTTGGAATGTGTCTCAAGCTTCAACGATGATCCTTGTGTCCATGGCATCCTTGTTGAGTTGCCTCTACCAACGGTATATATTGCTCTCTCGACCATTCACATTAGTAGAGAAGTATAGTGATATGggttttaattatatgtatacCGCAGCATATGGATGAGCACAAGATATTAAATGCGGTTAGTATAGAGAAAGACATCAAGGGATTTCATCCATTAAATATTGGACTGCTTGCTATGCGCGGAAGAGAACCCTTTTTCCTTCCACAGACTCCAAAAGCATGCATCGAGCTGTTACACCGGAACAACATTGAGATCAAAGGAAAGAGAGCTGTTGTTATCGGCAGGAGTAACACTTTTGGTATGCCAGCTGCTCTATTACTGCAGGTAATATTATTGTCCTTTTGAAATGATAGTTTTGGATGgtctttttgattatt
This sequence is a window from Brassica oleracea var. oleracea cultivar TO1000 unplaced genomic scaffold, BOL UnpScaffold02178, whole genome shotgun sequence. Protein-coding genes within it:
- the LOC106321620 gene encoding bifunctional protein FolD 4, chloroplastic-like, translated to MEANIMRSLMGCTSFTPSVLIQKGAIIPRRCIRHLCLRTAVSAHGSSSDAAMVIDKQKVAVDILHEIRTEVSRMKESIGMVPGLAVLHVGDTKLSTPYWAACGFVGIRSFEVHLAEDTTEEKTLECVSSFNDDPCVHGILVELPLPTHMDEHKILNAVSIEKDIKGFHPLNIGLLAMRGREPFFLPQTPKACIELLHRNNIEIKGKRAVVIGRSNTFGMPAALLLQREDATVTIIHSKTKNPQDITRQADIIISAVGKPNMVRGSWIKPGAVIVDVGISFVRDRNAPGGFRWVGDICYEEACEVASAFITDVGGDGLLESDMLLSNTLTSAKRIHNFL